Proteins from one Leptonema illini DSM 21528 genomic window:
- a CDS encoding type II toxin-antitoxin system death-on-curing family toxin, with protein sequence MKRSIRWLTERMILAIHKDQINQSGGIHGIRDQGLLESALFRPQNLLNYDDRVHLLQLAAAYGYGIARNHPFVDGNKRIAFMAMYVFLGLNGYDFDATEEDVVARMLQLAAGKLNESELTNWLTEHARENPG encoded by the coding sequence ATGAAGCGATCGATCAGATGGCTGACCGAAAGGATGATCCTTGCGATCCACAAGGATCAAATCAATCAGTCGGGCGGCATCCATGGCATACGAGATCAAGGATTGCTGGAGTCAGCTCTTTTCCGTCCGCAGAATCTCCTCAATTACGACGACAGAGTCCACTTGCTTCAGCTCGCTGCGGCTTACGGCTATGGAATAGCCCGAAACCATCCATTCGTAGATGGCAACAAGCGCATTGCTTTCATGGCGATGTATGTATTTCTCGGTTTGAATGGATACGATTTTGACGCCACAGAAGAGGATGTCGTAGCCAGGATGCTGCAACTGGCGGCCGGAAAACTCAACGAATCAGAACTGACGAACTGGCTTACTGAACATGCGAGAGAAAACCCCGGCTAA
- a CDS encoding FAD:protein FMN transferase: MRRLALLPLLAACIACHSAPDAGPEATDPAPVHESPGISQGRAWGTSWFLVIDDTVEKQREAEAAVTRRIALFTQVFSTYETESEIQRLNRLAIGEAASVSGPMQDALHLSRDLCEKSHGAFWPSLGDLMIREGFEPDALSTTRQKTELDRLDKPGPASSAHLTRRDCTTIDIRGSTFRRRTTGRLNLNAVAEGLLLDAVYADLQKAGISRFLFEFGGEMIAGAGPVSRTKVNQKWKAAIELLESEETDRTEQENGIESGGTGDLYVFYFEKAALSSSGTYRNRRNGRSHLINRNNRGIPELKAASVLCTGERGGALADGLATTASLLTLAEAKQILAEYAQCALYYQAETTEGIISYRSPHWPERH, from the coding sequence ATGCGCCGCCTTGCCTTATTACCTCTGCTGGCGGCCTGTATCGCCTGCCATAGCGCCCCCGACGCCGGGCCCGAAGCTACCGATCCTGCCCCGGTGCACGAATCTCCCGGCATTTCGCAGGGCCGCGCATGGGGCACATCATGGTTTCTCGTCATCGACGATACGGTCGAGAAACAGAGAGAGGCCGAAGCGGCGGTAACGAGACGCATTGCACTGTTCACGCAGGTTTTCTCTACCTACGAGACAGAGAGCGAGATCCAGCGCCTGAACCGCCTGGCGATCGGTGAAGCGGCCTCTGTATCAGGGCCCATGCAGGATGCACTACACCTTTCGCGCGATCTCTGCGAGAAAAGCCACGGAGCCTTCTGGCCGTCTCTCGGCGATCTGATGATACGAGAAGGCTTTGAGCCCGATGCTCTGTCTACGACACGGCAAAAGACCGAACTCGATCGGCTTGATAAACCCGGGCCGGCCTCCTCCGCTCACCTGACTCGTCGAGATTGCACGACGATCGACATAAGAGGCTCCACATTCCGGCGTCGCACCACAGGGCGACTGAATCTGAATGCCGTCGCCGAAGGCCTTCTTCTTGATGCCGTGTACGCGGATCTACAGAAGGCCGGAATATCACGCTTCCTCTTTGAATTCGGAGGTGAGATGATCGCCGGCGCAGGCCCGGTTTCCAGAACAAAGGTTAACCAGAAATGGAAGGCCGCCATCGAATTGCTGGAAAGCGAAGAAACGGACCGGACGGAGCAGGAAAACGGTATTGAATCAGGCGGCACAGGCGATTTGTATGTTTTCTATTTTGAAAAGGCCGCCCTCTCTTCGTCGGGCACCTATCGTAACCGAAGAAACGGAAGATCCCACCTCATCAATCGCAACAATCGGGGCATTCCCGAGCTCAAGGCGGCCTCGGTTCTATGCACGGGGGAGCGAGGCGGCGCCCTTGCCGACGGGCTGGCCACGACGGCCTCCCTGCTAACGCTTGCGGAGGCGAAGCAGATCCTCGCAGAGTATGCACAGTGCGCTCTCTATTATCAGGCCGAAACGACAGAGGGCATCATATCCTATCGCTCGCCGCACTGGCCCGAGCGCCATTAA
- a CDS encoding SH3 domain-containing protein codes for MYARVALLVLFSLTFCDCPRPVQDDTVGNPFIVTASMLRMRERPSLTGAVVGLAGKGEKVLIQQIGPADTIDGISAKWYQIQNSRRQSGWIFGGYAKSVDDYFQKARPSWITLDRVPLYAQPEWKSKAALVDLPAGIRIEELDKKGNWLRIRSPGFPEGWIYSFSAGTQEYYDQLISGTLPRFSGNHECGALNQLSGAWLSEGRLLLLCYSDQWSFQLSRSEIKGFENVSFENGEYEMDGLLFMCYEGPPIRIKIRPSGLDRIKLSIGDDTGEFQKQAPVTGIPDHLRHIWRGPDGTLNLCKLPFLFQPSRLDARPTTGNSMFVFPEQINMNGERYHEIYLREMNEPYTYSFTDEKLRIGGLYGEGFVAEACP; via the coding sequence ATGTACGCCAGAGTTGCTCTATTGGTCCTATTCTCGTTGACTTTTTGTGATTGTCCGCGGCCTGTTCAAGACGACACCGTCGGTAATCCCTTCATCGTCACAGCATCCATGCTCCGCATGCGGGAACGTCCGAGTCTGACTGGTGCGGTTGTCGGACTGGCCGGCAAAGGGGAAAAGGTTCTCATTCAGCAGATCGGTCCGGCGGATACTATCGACGGGATATCTGCGAAATGGTATCAAATTCAGAATTCCCGTCGTCAATCGGGCTGGATTTTTGGCGGCTATGCGAAATCCGTAGATGACTACTTTCAAAAAGCCCGTCCATCCTGGATTACGCTTGATAGAGTTCCCCTGTACGCGCAACCTGAGTGGAAGTCAAAGGCAGCCCTCGTGGATCTTCCAGCGGGAATCAGGATCGAGGAATTGGACAAAAAGGGCAATTGGCTTCGTATTCGTTCACCGGGCTTCCCAGAAGGGTGGATTTACTCCTTCTCTGCCGGGACACAGGAATACTACGATCAGCTGATTTCCGGCACTCTTCCGCGCTTTTCAGGAAATCACGAATGCGGCGCTCTGAATCAACTCTCAGGGGCTTGGTTATCCGAAGGGCGCTTACTGCTTCTTTGCTATTCCGATCAATGGTCTTTTCAATTGTCCCGCTCCGAAATTAAGGGCTTCGAAAACGTTTCATTTGAAAACGGTGAATACGAAATGGACGGGTTGTTATTCATGTGCTACGAAGGACCTCCGATTAGAATCAAAATTCGACCTTCGGGTCTCGATCGAATCAAACTGTCGATCGGCGATGATACAGGGGAATTCCAGAAACAGGCCCCGGTTACAGGTATTCCTGATCATCTCCGGCACATCTGGCGCGGTCCTGATGGTACTCTCAATCTATGCAAGCTTCCATTTCTCTTTCAGCCCTCCAGGCTGGATGCCAGGCCGACAACGGGCAATTCCATGTTTGTCTTCCCTGAACAAATCAACATGAATGGTGAGCGATACCATGAGATTTACCTTCGAGAGATGAACGAGCCGTACACGTATTCTTTTACAGACGAAAAACTCAGAATCGGCGGACTGTATGGAGAGGGCTTTGTTGCTGAAGCATGCCCGTAA
- a CDS encoding NUDIX hydrolase — MNAIRNSLTERLKEPLPGPEIWKHWTSRTDPHFTPPTNAKQAGVLICLYQRKGDIFLPVMMRPSRSGPHSGQISLPGGAFEGDRDTSLIDTALREAEEEMGIRDVAIIGTLSSLYIPVSDFLVQPVIGTVDAAPEFRPDPTEVERIIEVPVDELLDRRNHSTHTFQYKERTIHAPAFRVAGENIWGATAMILAEFLHVYEQSNLSRN; from the coding sequence ATGAACGCCATACGTAACAGCCTCACCGAACGCCTGAAAGAGCCTCTTCCGGGGCCCGAGATCTGGAAGCACTGGACGTCGCGCACAGATCCGCATTTCACACCTCCCACAAACGCGAAACAGGCCGGAGTGCTCATCTGTCTCTATCAACGAAAAGGCGACATCTTTCTACCGGTGATGATGCGTCCGTCACGCAGCGGCCCGCATTCCGGTCAGATCAGCCTGCCCGGCGGCGCCTTCGAAGGGGATCGCGATACCAGCCTCATCGACACCGCCCTGCGCGAGGCCGAAGAAGAGATGGGGATTCGTGACGTCGCCATCATCGGAACGCTCAGCTCTCTATATATACCTGTGAGCGACTTTCTCGTGCAGCCTGTGATCGGAACGGTCGATGCCGCTCCGGAGTTCCGACCGGACCCGACCGAGGTTGAACGCATTATCGAGGTTCCCGTCGATGAGCTGCTCGATCGCCGCAATCACAGCACGCATACGTTTCAGTATAAAGAACGGACGATCCATGCTCCTGCCTTTCGTGTCGCAGGCGAGAATATCTGGGGAGCGACGGCGATGATACTTGCCGAGTTCCTTCACGTCTACGAGCAGAGCAACCTATCAAGAAACTGA
- a CDS encoding DUF7003 family protein, which yields MNSKEILNVLDRCCDNFTFPMLDNGYVYLAASRLSLYRSASDWAIVVEVFGFSPRSGIPHTQIATFGSNLFNRQRESEFVSHSAFRDYIEANPNNETRFVFPIEEGHWMQPDDWEVVNNHGGDILIRGHRIPVPSRPDYAVADVSLTDPNQIYTFELCRLLAANYRELVMATPDERRYNIPLNLEHVMQLEEWNHPDVADDSHRPGVSETFQQLAEVLVSGDLKVYKPSLPPNTHWKNWPDGGTL from the coding sequence ATGAATAGCAAGGAAATTCTGAATGTCCTGGATCGCTGCTGTGACAATTTCACATTCCCCATGCTTGACAATGGATACGTATATCTTGCTGCCAGTCGGCTCTCGCTGTATCGTTCTGCAAGCGATTGGGCAATTGTCGTAGAAGTATTTGGTTTTTCACCGCGTTCTGGAATCCCTCATACTCAGATTGCCACCTTTGGCAGCAATTTGTTCAATCGGCAACGCGAATCCGAATTTGTGAGCCATTCGGCTTTTAGAGATTATATTGAAGCCAATCCGAACAATGAGACTCGATTCGTTTTTCCGATTGAAGAGGGTCACTGGATGCAACCAGATGACTGGGAGGTTGTCAATAATCATGGTGGAGATATCTTGATACGGGGCCATAGAATTCCAGTACCTTCGCGTCCAGATTACGCAGTTGCCGACGTATCTTTGACGGATCCCAATCAGATCTATACGTTTGAACTGTGCCGGTTACTCGCTGCCAACTATAGAGAGCTTGTTATGGCAACGCCTGATGAGCGTCGCTACAATATACCGCTGAATCTTGAACATGTCATGCAGCTTGAAGAATGGAATCATCCGGATGTGGCGGATGATAGTCACCGGCCAGGTGTGTCTGAAACGTTCCAGCAGCTTGCTGAAGTCCTTGTCAGTGGAGACTTAAAAGTTTATAAGCCTTCACTGCCGCCGAATACGCATTGGAAAAACTGGCCAGATGGCGGTACTCTTTGA
- a CDS encoding BamA/TamA family outer membrane protein, translating to MRKLILILPLCFPAALLAQHKVPSRHYEWKTLRTDRFFIHYPEGYLNVARIAADISEKTADRLQGVLRHNLSRRVPVFLYPSFQDFQATNILPYAIDEGTGGFTDFFERRVVLPVNGDLEALRHVLAHEIVHAYQFDMLGGNYGAYPLWLMEGMAEYLSNGTQGMDSVVRDLMVYSRMPDLFDLQFAGGGYMNYPGGQSIMHFIAIRWGPERIGMLLREMAALRHLDKAFRSTFGMNFFEFGVEYRLHLERTYAKAKAYDEASLRYQKVSFRYLDRNGFHYKPALSPDGRTVAFLTYRSIFPAIVIRRLPGPGISEDEQSEKRLLLRFLKSADYEEWQPFTTRLSFHPDGTRLLFGTRNRGSQALAVVDISDGSLERLYTPPVDVISDPVYSPDGSRIAFVGSIRGRTELFVMDVDSGSIRSLTDDLCRESTPSFTPDGLFVDYASCGNGDAIEPDMDLFRVDLQSGNIRRLLAMPGRQEMPSHGTDGSVLFISDHQGVRNLYRLRGTATRDGKTGSENVEALTASNIDLLQIDVSSQRGESVVFSRREEGAIEIYRMAAPAVDAAFYRRYGGADPEEKRLPAVSTAGLVSTELDSPPLPVSPFATPYSIVDYNRPYQPWLKMTGYPFIFVTGASDGEGNSAVAFLGYAAFQDLKGDHELEAFLSYQEKPVYMNGELRYHYRRYRVEAGAGVYSYSGVFAIFNPMDFSLNNIIYNPFYRLSTLQTTGMIGWLEARLHSFGSVQLSVETGRDEFTYRSVYPEEDQRQDVYKNRQSVRLRYLYDSTVYSLYGPLDGQAFMIMTEAPLRTSGRERELYQHLLEYRLYHLFENDSIFAFRALAVAATGADAKDYPYRIGGYYTVRGYDFQEFEGRYAGVVNLEYRFTFIEQLVFGVPTRWSPGLIRSSIFMDAGAAFDDPDTFQGWQNGRTRDLRASVGVGLHWANFLWFLMPGALMKIEWASPYDGRRTLPFSQWQGRFSVGVQF from the coding sequence GTGCGAAAGCTGATTCTGATCCTGCCTCTCTGTTTTCCAGCCGCGCTTCTGGCTCAGCACAAGGTACCATCCCGCCATTACGAATGGAAGACGTTGCGTACCGATCGTTTCTTCATCCATTATCCGGAAGGCTATTTAAATGTTGCGCGTATTGCCGCCGATATCTCTGAAAAGACGGCCGATCGACTGCAGGGCGTTCTGCGTCATAACCTGAGCCGTCGCGTTCCCGTTTTTCTTTACCCGTCATTTCAGGATTTCCAGGCAACGAACATACTGCCTTATGCCATCGACGAAGGCACGGGCGGATTCACGGATTTTTTTGAGAGACGTGTCGTTCTTCCCGTCAACGGAGATCTTGAAGCTCTGCGGCATGTGCTTGCGCACGAAATCGTTCACGCCTATCAATTCGATATGCTGGGCGGCAACTACGGAGCGTATCCATTGTGGCTGATGGAAGGCATGGCCGAGTATCTGAGCAACGGCACGCAGGGCATGGACTCCGTTGTAAGGGATCTCATGGTTTATTCGCGCATGCCCGATCTGTTTGATCTGCAGTTTGCAGGTGGCGGCTACATGAATTATCCGGGCGGGCAGTCCATCATGCATTTCATCGCGATCCGATGGGGGCCGGAGCGCATCGGTATGCTGTTACGCGAGATGGCCGCTCTGCGTCATCTCGATAAGGCCTTTCGTTCTACGTTCGGCATGAACTTCTTTGAGTTCGGCGTCGAATACCGCCTGCATCTGGAGCGCACATATGCGAAAGCGAAGGCCTATGACGAAGCATCCCTGCGTTATCAGAAGGTGAGCTTTCGTTATCTTGATCGAAACGGATTTCATTATAAGCCGGCTCTTTCTCCGGACGGGCGCACCGTCGCCTTCCTTACCTATCGCAGTATCTTCCCGGCCATCGTGATTCGCAGGCTGCCGGGGCCGGGCATATCGGAGGATGAGCAATCCGAAAAACGATTGCTGCTGCGTTTTCTCAAGTCGGCCGACTACGAAGAATGGCAGCCGTTTACGACGCGGCTCTCGTTTCATCCCGACGGTACAAGATTGCTTTTTGGTACGCGAAACCGCGGCAGTCAGGCCCTGGCCGTCGTCGACATAAGTGACGGATCTCTGGAGCGGTTATACACTCCGCCTGTCGATGTCATCTCAGATCCGGTCTATTCGCCCGACGGCAGCCGTATCGCTTTCGTAGGTTCGATCAGAGGACGCACCGAGCTTTTCGTGATGGACGTAGACTCCGGCTCGATACGCTCGCTCACAGACGATCTGTGTCGCGAAAGCACGCCCTCCTTCACGCCCGATGGACTGTTCGTCGACTACGCCTCATGCGGTAACGGAGATGCCATCGAGCCTGATATGGATCTTTTTCGCGTCGATCTGCAATCGGGCAATATTCGACGATTGCTTGCCATGCCTGGGCGTCAGGAGATGCCCTCGCACGGAACCGACGGCAGCGTACTTTTTATATCAGATCATCAGGGCGTGCGCAATCTGTACAGACTGCGTGGTACGGCAACGAGGGACGGTAAGACGGGCAGCGAGAACGTTGAGGCGTTAACCGCTTCGAATATCGACCTTTTACAGATCGATGTTTCTTCACAGCGGGGCGAGTCGGTCGTCTTTTCGCGTCGCGAAGAAGGAGCGATCGAGATCTATCGTATGGCCGCTCCGGCAGTCGATGCGGCCTTCTATCGTCGCTATGGCGGAGCCGATCCCGAAGAGAAGCGACTGCCTGCCGTCAGCACAGCGGGCCTCGTATCAACCGAGCTCGATTCACCGCCGTTACCCGTATCGCCGTTTGCCACACCGTATTCGATCGTCGATTACAACCGCCCGTACCAGCCGTGGTTGAAGATGACGGGCTATCCGTTTATTTTCGTAACGGGAGCAAGCGACGGGGAGGGGAATTCGGCCGTTGCCTTTCTCGGGTATGCCGCCTTTCAGGATCTGAAGGGAGATCATGAACTGGAGGCCTTCCTGTCGTATCAGGAAAAGCCCGTGTATATGAATGGAGAGCTGCGGTATCACTACCGACGTTACAGGGTGGAGGCCGGTGCCGGCGTTTACAGCTACAGCGGCGTCTTCGCCATCTTCAATCCGATGGACTTCTCGTTGAATAACATCATCTATAACCCGTTTTATCGCCTGAGCACGCTACAGACGACGGGCATGATCGGATGGCTTGAAGCGCGTCTGCATTCTTTCGGATCGGTGCAGCTCAGCGTCGAGACGGGCCGCGATGAGTTTACTTACAGGTCTGTGTATCCCGAAGAGGACCAGCGACAGGACGTCTATAAAAATCGACAGAGCGTGCGACTGCGTTATCTCTATGATTCGACGGTATATTCTCTGTATGGCCCTCTGGACGGCCAGGCCTTTATGATCATGACCGAGGCGCCGCTGCGAACGTCGGGCAGGGAGCGTGAGCTCTATCAGCATCTGCTTGAATATCGCCTGTATCATCTATTCGAGAACGACTCCATCTTCGCCTTTCGCGCCCTTGCCGTGGCCGCCACCGGAGCCGACGCAAAGGATTATCCGTATCGTATCGGCGGTTATTACACGGTGCGCGGCTATGACTTTCAGGAATTCGAAGGACGTTATGCGGGCGTCGTTAACCTGGAGTATCGCTTTACCTTTATCGAGCAGCTCGTCTTCGGCGTGCCCACACGCTGGTCGCCGGGCCTCATTCGCAGTTCGATCTTTATGGATGCCGGCGCCGCCTTCGATGATCCCGATACCTTTCAGGGATGGCAGAACGGACGTACCCGCGACCTGCGCGCCTCGGTCGGCGTCGGTCTGCACTGGGCGAACTTTTTGTGGTTTCTCATGCCCGGCGCCCTTATGAAGATCGAATGGGCCTCTCCTTATGATGGTCGTCGCACGTTGCCGTTCTCACAGTGGCAGGGACGTTTCTCTGTTGGCGTACAGTTTTAA
- a CDS encoding helix-turn-helix domain-containing protein, whose amino-acid sequence METGYDTTLGRIGERIRTFRKSRGLRMKDLAADLLERQGVQIGESMISRIENGQTELRLGNLHAIAAALNVDVSELLRLPAPDHHPLGVLDDPRLLYRVRQLRALLTDEQIRISLIQFIDLLLLMEDESTKKKPKKDSDDEEDEG is encoded by the coding sequence ATGGAAACAGGCTACGATACAACGCTCGGGCGCATTGGGGAGCGAATCCGCACGTTTCGAAAAAGTCGGGGACTTCGCATGAAGGATCTGGCCGCCGACCTGCTGGAGCGCCAGGGAGTGCAGATCGGCGAAAGCATGATCTCACGCATCGAAAACGGTCAGACGGAGCTGCGACTCGGGAACCTGCATGCGATCGCCGCCGCTCTGAACGTCGACGTCTCTGAGCTGCTGCGGCTGCCCGCTCCTGACCACCATCCGCTGGGAGTACTCGACGATCCACGGCTGCTTTACAGGGTAAGACAGCTAAGGGCCCTGCTCACCGATGAGCAGATCCGCATCTCCCTCATTCAGTTCATCGATCTGCTTCTTTTAATGGAAGATGAGAGCACAAAGAAGAAGCCAAAGAAGGACTCGGACGACGAAGAAGACGAAGGCTGA
- a CDS encoding S49 family peptidase, whose amino-acid sequence MLRLFFALLFLPLRLIVFAFYRLTLLKRRSILHLHVPDRFTLFESSGWMSRFVGQEKQGITYFPFLFLLRRIRKSKDLQQLILEIPPGFESALNWSQIFDIAAELDRIRQAGIRIVAHASGGGLQTLLLLSRADLRLIAPGVMFLTALPHRESFYYAGLLDQIGLQIEVYHAGKFKSAGESLSRTGSSSAARENMTTLLERMRALILERFEQTPALDPASYTRFKRLLLSQSICNAEDLLNSSFVNAVVESRRLLAYIATGRTEQPRLEHRFIGPGDEKPAPLVEDDHTADLTLFEKRTMDAGLFLKRERRRLYRPFRLKRPPSIAITTLHGTIVQGRTGDSARAGSVVAQAWKELFRELEEGPDRAVILYVDSPGGLSDASEQLYQQIRDLSRVKPVFAYFGGVAASGGYYLACAANRIHASPVSLTGSIGVIRFRPQASALLKKLQIRSERLLFDDTTDLLSPTAKPGRKSRKLLEASTASAYMDFMKRVAEGRGLSAEKVLAAAGGRVYVADELKGSGLIDSTTDLISLIESFRKESGMKEEQPLDVRLLPELQIDLRAMIRSGLPLTESHIAGLSGLLNLVPGAGTLLKQLIASPGEIVHAMVSGLPMMLAPSVSTCMHETDAPQLTQQSGPRRSNPVGRALHLFARLFERRYPF is encoded by the coding sequence ATGCTCCGACTCTTCTTCGCCCTGCTCTTTCTTCCGCTGCGCCTCATCGTTTTCGCCTTCTACAGGCTCACGCTCTTGAAAAGGCGCTCGATCCTGCATCTGCACGTTCCGGATCGCTTCACGCTCTTCGAGTCGTCAGGCTGGATGAGCCGCTTCGTCGGACAGGAGAAACAGGGCATCACCTACTTCCCTTTCCTCTTTCTTTTACGCCGCATTCGTAAATCGAAGGATCTACAGCAGCTGATCCTTGAGATTCCGCCGGGCTTCGAGTCGGCCCTGAACTGGAGCCAGATCTTCGACATCGCCGCCGAGCTCGACCGTATTCGGCAGGCGGGCATTCGTATCGTCGCCCACGCCTCAGGCGGAGGCCTGCAGACCCTGCTGCTTCTTTCGCGCGCCGATCTGCGCCTCATCGCGCCGGGCGTGATGTTTCTGACCGCCCTTCCGCATCGCGAGTCGTTCTATTATGCCGGCCTGCTCGATCAGATCGGATTGCAGATCGAGGTCTATCATGCGGGCAAGTTCAAGAGCGCCGGCGAATCCCTTTCGCGCACGGGCAGCTCGTCAGCGGCGCGGGAGAATATGACGACTCTGCTCGAACGTATGCGCGCTCTCATTCTCGAACGTTTTGAACAGACGCCGGCGCTTGACCCGGCATCCTATACTCGGTTCAAGAGACTGCTTCTTTCACAATCCATCTGCAACGCTGAAGATCTTCTTAACTCGTCTTTCGTTAATGCCGTAGTCGAAAGCCGACGCCTGCTCGCCTATATTGCGACGGGCCGAACGGAGCAGCCTCGTCTTGAGCATAGATTCATCGGCCCGGGAGATGAGAAGCCGGCGCCGTTAGTCGAAGACGATCATACCGCAGATCTGACGCTTTTTGAAAAACGCACGATGGATGCAGGATTGTTTCTGAAAAGAGAGCGTCGACGTCTCTATCGTCCCTTTCGCCTGAAAAGGCCGCCGTCTATCGCCATCACCACGCTGCACGGCACGATCGTGCAGGGACGCACGGGCGATTCCGCGCGGGCCGGCAGCGTCGTCGCACAGGCATGGAAAGAGCTCTTTCGCGAGCTTGAAGAAGGGCCGGATCGCGCCGTCATCCTCTACGTCGACAGTCCGGGCGGTCTGAGCGACGCCAGCGAACAGCTCTATCAACAGATTCGCGATCTTTCGCGTGTGAAGCCCGTCTTCGCCTACTTCGGAGGCGTGGCCGCATCGGGCGGCTACTATCTGGCCTGTGCGGCCAATCGAATCCATGCCTCGCCCGTATCGTTAACAGGCTCGATCGGCGTTATCCGCTTTCGGCCGCAGGCCTCGGCTCTTTTGAAGAAGCTACAGATCCGCTCGGAGCGGCTCCTGTTCGACGATACGACCGATCTACTTTCGCCGACGGCAAAACCCGGCCGAAAGTCGCGCAAGCTGCTTGAGGCGTCGACGGCTTCGGCCTACATGGATTTTATGAAGCGCGTCGCCGAGGGTCGCGGCCTTTCCGCTGAGAAGGTTCTGGCCGCCGCCGGAGGTCGCGTTTACGTCGCCGACGAGCTGAAAGGATCGGGACTGATCGATTCTACGACCGATCTCATCTCTCTGATCGAGTCGTTTCGTAAAGAGAGCGGCATGAAAGAAGAGCAGCCTCTGGACGTTCGGTTGCTTCCCGAGCTTCAGATCGATCTGAGGGCGATGATTCGCTCAGGACTTCCGTTAACCGAATCCCACATCGCCGGGTTAAGCGGTCTCTTGAACCTGGTGCCCGGAGCCGGGACGTTGCTGAAACAGCTCATCGCTTCACCCGGCGAGATCGTGCATGCGATGGTTTCGGGTTTGCCGATGATGCTGGCCCCCTCCGTTTCGACATGCATGCACGAAACGGACGCACCTCAGCTCACACAGCAGAGTGGTCCGCGACGTAGTAACCCGGTAGGCAGGGCCTTACATCTTTTTGCGCGCCTCTTTGAGCGGCGTTATCCGTTTTGA
- a CDS encoding AbrB/MazE/SpoVT family DNA-binding domain-containing protein, whose translation MKETVIRNIGNSQGATIPKSMLERLHLQPGDRVHLIETDSGILLSPYDPDFDQAMQVYEKGARKYRNALKELAK comes from the coding sequence GTGAAAGAAACGGTAATCCGAAATATCGGTAACTCGCAAGGAGCGACCATCCCGAAATCCATGCTCGAACGCCTGCACCTTCAGCCTGGAGATCGGGTGCACCTGATCGAGACGGATTCGGGAATCCTGCTCTCTCCGTATGATCCGGATTTCGACCAGGCGATGCAGGTGTACGAAAAAGGAGCGCGAAAATATCGTAACGCTCTTAAAGAACTTGCGAAATGA